TTGTTGAGCAACCACAGCAGCTAAGTTGGCGCCAGCACTATCACCACCGACGGCAAGACGCGACGCATCGACACCGAACTTTTTAGCATGGCTTGCAATATAGCGATAAGCGGTTAATCCATCATTCACCGGTGTGGGGAAGGGGTATTCAGGCGCCAGACGGTAATCGACTGAAATGACTGTGCACTCGCTGTCCTGAGCTAGGTGCTGACAGACCTGATCGTGCGATGCGAGCGAGCCACCAACATAGCCACCACCATGATAAAACACTAGGGCTGGCTGATTGTTATGTGGTGCATTGCGATGACGGTAACGACGCAGACGGATAGAATCACCGCCTGATACGTCAAGTTTAAACTCGTCTGTGATGATGTCATCTATTGCAGGCTGCGCTAGCCAAGAGCCTTGCTCATCGAACTCTGCCCGAGTCTCTGCCACACTGGCCAAATAATTGGGCGGCGGACTAAATAACTTGAGTAGCATCTGTAGTGATACATCGAAGGTTTGCCCATCAATCTTAATTGGCTGACCTGCAATCTTTTGTTTAATGGGTGTGGGAAGGCGAATAATGCGTTTAACAATATTCTTTTGCACTTTAAAGGCAAGCTTTTGTAAGGCTGGGTTTTGTAAAGCTTTCACAATAGATATCCTTATCTTGAATGTTTAGTGGTAGATTGTTTTAATTAAATCATACATTTGTGATTGATAATAGTGAGAAGAAAGCTTGCCAAACATTTAAACCATCGCAACTTGGGAGACAACTATACTTGGAGGACAACTATGCCAATCGGAATTTTAACCCTAACTTTTTCACTGCCCGGTTGTGGTTCGCTGAAAGAAAAGCGGATGCGGATGGGCGGATTGCATGAACGCTTTGGGCGCAATCCTGCCGTTGCTGTTTGTGAAAGCGGGGAGCGCAATCGCCATGATGCGAGTGAATGGACGTTTGTGGTGGTTGGGTTAAATAAGCGTGAGATTGAATCAGAAATGAGCCAGATTGAAGACAAGATTCAGCGTGTGGTTGAAGCGCGGATTATGGACGTAAGGTGGGAGTTTATCTAGGGGGTAAAATTTATTGTGGATTTGTTGGGTCTCGTACCTCGACGCCAACCTACACCAATTTTTAGAGAAAAATGTCATATTTGTAGGTTGGTGTGGAACTTATGACACCCAACTATGTTACGTAATAAATGCAAAACTCTAACTACCC
Above is a window of Psychrobacter sp. FDAARGOS_221 DNA encoding:
- a CDS encoding alpha/beta hydrolase, with product MKALQNPALQKLAFKVQKNIVKRIIRLPTPIKQKIAGQPIKIDGQTFDVSLQMLLKLFSPPPNYLASVAETRAEFDEQGSWLAQPAIDDIITDEFKLDVSGGDSIRLRRYRHRNAPHNNQPALVFYHGGGYVGGSLASHDQVCQHLAQDSECTVISVDYRLAPEYPFPTPVNDGLTAYRYIASHAKKFGVDASRLAVGGDSAGANLAAVVAQQTKEDDYSPKLQLLWVPWVDMSQERQSYELFASGFFLERAKMRWYTDHYLGDKTDRTDPMASPLFGDVKGVASAVVMVAGFDPLRDEGIEYAGKLKEAGVDTELNIYETMPHVFINVAGEIEDAKVAFADATRALKRL
- a CDS encoding DUF503 domain-containing protein; translated protein: MPIGILTLTFSLPGCGSLKEKRMRMGGLHERFGRNPAVAVCESGERNRHDASEWTFVVVGLNKREIESEMSQIEDKIQRVVEARIMDVRWEFI